A window of Daucus carota subsp. sativus chromosome 2, DH1 v3.0, whole genome shotgun sequence genomic DNA:
CTGTTGGCACTGAGCTCCTCGTGTTTGGAAAAGTCTTTTCATctcttttcatatttaaatacaGTTTATTAACCAACACTTGGTCATCTGGAATGAAAATGAATTTTCCAAGATGCCTGTTTGGGTCTGCCAGTGTTGGGGAAATTGCTATTTTAGCTGGTGGTTGTGATTTATCTGGCAATGCCCTGAGTGTTGCGGAGCTTTACAATTCAGAGTTAGGAACCTGGGAAGCACTTCCAAACATGAACAAAACAAGGAAAATGTGTTCAGCTGTTTTTATGGATGGGAAATTTTATGTGATAGGTGGGATTGGAGGCAGTGATTCAAAGCTTCTAACTTGCGGGGAGGAATATGATTTACAAACTAGAATTTGGACTGAAATACCTAACATGTCTCCTGCAAGGACTCGTCCAGATGGGGAGATTGGGATGCCTGTTACAGCTGATGCTCCCCCTCTTGTGGCGGTAGTAGATAATGAATTGTATGCTGCAAATTATGCAGAGATGGAAGTGCGGAAGTATGATAAGAACAGGAGAATCTGGGAAACTGTTGGAAGGTTGCCTGAAAGGGCAGATTCTATGAATGGCTGGGGATTGGCATTTAGGGCATGTGGTGACCGCCTTATAGTAATAGGAGGGCCTAGAGCAGCAGGTGAAGGATTTATAGAAATTAATGCATGGGCTCCAAAGGATGGACCCCCTCAATGGAATTTGCTTGGTCGCAAGCAATGTGGTAGTTTTGTATACAATTGTGCAGTGATGGGATGCTAAACTTTGTACCTTCTGCTCCATTCTGATCAGTGTGCTGTACAAGGTCGGTGATTTCTACATGGGAACAGTGTTATTGCTAATTGGTAAATTgtcccaattttttttatatcttaaaTGCTTTTTTTCACTTATAATTGTCTTTTTTATTGGAGGATATTAGATTGACTCGAGAATTGACagaatgtttttttatttaaagagtTCTTGTGTTAATTTTTGACTTCGGTATAAGTTATCTTCCATTAAATTTTCAGTGCCCCCTATTCTCAGAGACCGCATTGTTGTGAATTGTATGTGTGAGATTGGATAAAGATAAGAGATTATGGTAACTTTCAGATAATGCATTTTAAGCTGGTTTTAGTTTTCTTTCTTGCAGAAGCTTTTATCAGtaattatgaaaaaatttaCTTCCTGGAGTATTTGTCCATTGTAACAATTTGAAGTAAATCACTCCTAGTTGTTTTGGAATAGATTACAAGAATTGTGGTAAATTTTCTTGCTTCAGTGGCTGCGATTTGCGCATCAACAAGTGTTACATTCTATCTATATCTGTTGTCAGATTAAAGCTTTTATTTGATCATCTATTTACTTGCtttttgttcatcttttttaTCTCTTTTTATCTGCATCTCTATGATCACAATAACATTATCTTTATAGTTATTAACTCTATATAGTTCCATTCCTGCTTATTGTCGGCGTGGGGGATGATGGGATTGTGTGTTAAATTAGTTGCAACTTAAAGGAAGATAATGCAAtaaattttgcaacagtataaAAAAAAGAGTTCAGATGTTTTTCTGTGTATTCAAGTAAATGAGAATGTAGAATTGTGTAAGGTTGGTCATCTTTCTAGCTTTAGCATACCGTATGTACTGCTTATGGGCCAGTGGTGTTAAGATTTCGGTTTTGAACCTGATATTCTCTCTCCTCAAGCTGCATGCCTGCATTGTCTCTCCTTTGCGTGGATTATGCACAGCTTTAACATATTTAGTTACTAAATTTACTATATTAAGAATTAGTGACGCTATTTATgaaatttgggatggaggttgtcggatattcaaatattaaggCTGTATTTATGATGCAAGAGGATGTTAAGTTgctaacatatatttttttcttatttgagGTAAAAAAACAAAAGACATTTTAGAATTCTTGGTTCATTGCGATAAACATGTGACAATGTTATCTGCCAGCCGTAACCGTTGCAATCATCCAACATCACGTTCTTTTTTCTGTCGCTATGTTTTTTTTGTGATGCTATGCTTGAgccttgattttcttttttaattaaagCTAGGCGGACACATGGTATGCACAatgctttttaaaaatttaacttttGTATGCCAATATTTTCCGCGGACCGTAACCGTTCCAATTATCACTATATCACTCTTTTTTTATGACTATGTTTTTGTAACGCTACGCTTGAGTTTACTTTTTTGCATAAATCTAGGCGGTGGTTACGTGGTTTGCAAAAtgcttttaaaatttgaactttTGTATATTTTGTTTAAGAAGCTTAGCACGCCTTCTGTGAAGGCTACTAGTGAGCTGTAACAAGCAAACCATTGGTAAACCAAGTAATCGacatagaaaaatattatttatttttttttgaaaaggacatagaaaaatattattcattatcTTCTTTTGATTTATTGACAATTGACAAGTTTTTGTGTAATGCATATAAAAGGGTTTTTTTTAGGATGGGggatatcaaattttaaatcaaaccaTTATAGGAATATCTATTAGACTATTACTATTTGTATAAGAGGTAATACCCTGCACTTTGTGTTTTTATGTGTATGTAAGTCGAGCTATTGCAAAACCTTTTTGAAGTAAGCTGAACTGATGCCCCTAAAGACCTAATGTAAAGGGAATGGTTAATTAAGTCTCCCCTATTGAAAAGATCTATAGGATATACCACTGAATTGAAATTTGGCGTTGGGGAAGATTGTGTAGTTTAGGAGCAGCAATGTGGATATAGATTTTGAGCTATAATctttgttgatctttttggatcTAGATTTTGAAACTGAAATGCATTCCACAATTTTAAGAGCTTTATAGCATTTTATAAGGTCTAAAGCAGTCAAGCAGATTTATTTGCTTGAAGGCTTGTCTGggtgtttttatatttatcttgaaactgaaaattaaagTAGGCAATTCGCTTGTGTGTTGGCCTGCGAAGATCTCAACATGTTTGATCtcttattttttatgtattctAGTTTGCTTGAATGTATTCTTGTAGCAAACATTTTGGGTTGGTTTATCTATTGTGGTGGAAGATTCTATTTGCTACAAGATGCTTTGCTTTTTGCTCAAACTAACTTGTGTGCATGTGTAGTGGACTTGACTCTTAACTTGCATGGATGTTATTATGTGATGATTTTGGCTTTAGTTTCTGACTGACACAGATATTCCCTTGTAAGCTGTAACTGCAGTGTCCCGGCAAATATAAGCTGCTGATCGCTTGAGTGCCATTGTAACATAATGGTTAAATTAGCCTGGATCTTAATACTTGGTAGCACTTTGTGAGGATATTAAGATACCTTTAAAATGATGTGATTAACTCGCCATATACTCATGTTTACGTATTGATTCCTGTTAACTAGACACTTGTTGATTACATATTGATTCCTGTCAACTAGACACTTGTTGGTACTGTATGTTTGTTGCGCGTCATCTGGTGAAATATTAGCATAACTTGAAATCCATTTATGGATCTATATGCTCTAATCAGGACTCAGAAGCTTACAGAATGACTGTGTAGTTGTCACCTGTGTCTGTGTTTAGCATAACaattattccctccgtcccattttaactgcttttgacttttttacacgtattttaagatgttaaaaaaatcacatctaaacataataattttttataaaatttagtttagaacctaaacttttatttgatataagaattgaattattttattgagggtagatattatttttttacatcttaATATACGtgctaaaaagtcaaacatcagttaaaatgggacagagggagtacctgGTAATTGCAAAGTAAAGAAAAACTAAAATGTTGTATTACAACTCCAAGAGGAAAGAAGAGGAACTAAAATGTTGCAAAGTAAAGAAAAACTAAAatgaaattcatttttattattatatttttagtaataaatcatgtataatacaaaattattaaatatatatttaaattgaacatttatcatattaaatgagttataaattactccctccatcccaaattagatggccccgttgacgttgggcacacaatttaaggttcattgaccgcatagctacatgatttatttttaaaattttatttttgcaaataaatatttaaatatgaaatttttatttacaaaagaaaaaataaaaaaataaatttcggaagtagacgggaATGCACCTAAAATTACGTGTTCAAAGTCAACTAgaccatctaatttgggatggaggtagtattatttttaactacTATATCCGAGCGGAGACAGTGGAATGATGCAAGGGGAATAAAACTTTACTTTAGCTATCAGCCTATCACCTCCTACAATAGAGAGAATGTGTTAATcttgattaataaaaataatatagtagATGCGTTTCCAACACTATCAAGAAAAGTCAACATGATTTATATAGCGGAAGTAGACGTTAACGgtggaaaacaaaatttaacAAGGGAACTCAAAATACTTAGATAGGGTTCCTAATGAAATCATTTTTCCCCGTGTTCATTGGCGTAAATTTATGGAGGTGGAGATTTGATCGGCCAGCTCGTAAAGCATCTTTGAACAAGTGGAAATCTCAATCTTGGCCTTAAattattagagcaagtccaatagtgtCCTAGTGAaaaccctaaatataatataaaatattatgtcctagtgatttaggacatgttTTACCAAATTGAACTCCAACAAGGTGCCTTATTCTcacaatatgtataatattttattattaaaaactttctttcatcattaaagcataacataaaagtagagagagaaagagagtgttcatgagaatttataataaaaaataggatagggcaaggagagatgtGCCCTAAAAATAGGGTTTTATGAGTTTGTCccagtgatataaggcatcactaggacactgttggatcaagttttttcatcagttgccctaaattataacttaaaacatgatatagggcatctcttggacttgctcttactacTACAGTATTTGGCTagtttgattggtggagtttgatgtgaatgcagggggagccattcacatttattattcacacaccaattaaaatGAGTTATTTTTATCGGAGTTAAgtactattgtgtgcccttggcaCACCCTAGAAAATACCTTTGTTAATTACACATCagaatcaaataattaaagtaGCTGAATACCAACAGTTTCATCGAATCCAGCATCATTTCGATTATATAATCCCACAAGTGGCTGTGCAGCAAGGTAGTCAAGATTAAAAATCGGGAGTAATTATTGATTTAACGGGACATTTCGTTAAGGGTGTTTTGAAATTGAGTATGAGTTAcgtttatttcaaattcatacaTAATATCTGattgataaaatcaaaattagttttgATATTGTCTTCTCTGTACTATCTTGTTCTTAAATAGGGAATCATACGAGTTCCAAATTTAATCGATGAAGTATATACATAATGCATACGATGATGCGACAAGACAGTATTATTGAAgggaaattaaaatttatgaaaatggTCGTTATTGTGATGTGTTATAACTAATACTGAAATGGACTAATAATGGCCCCTAACCTGAATACAGATTGATTGGTTTAGGATAATTAGCGACCAAGTCCTTGAAGGCATCAAGGAGCATCATCAAAGTCGTCCCATGTGTCCCTCCTGGATTTGAATAATTTGGCTGTCATGTTAGATGCGATTACATGTGATTAGTGATTTAGTTCCCGGTGTTTAAATTAAGTtcacaaactaaattgaaagtGCACGCATCAATTACCACAGGatcatacaatttttttaataaacacgtattattataaattatctaaattttattaaatatatgtaaataactAAAAACATGTTATTATGCATAAGGTTTTTTTAATACATGtaccaaaatatatattaactttatttatataatactttcactatttcaatttacatgttcactttataaataaaatttgttttaatttagtTGATCACTTCAGTTTTCAATGTAAAATCTATGTCGATATTATATTCTAGAAATATAAGAGTAATTATTATCACAATATGAtaagtaaaatttattatttaatatacttCATCTATCCTCTTTTAAATGTTTTTTcgaaaaaatgatatattttaaacaatGTTATTTGAGGTTATCTTGTTATTATTACAATGAACTAAATTGAATGGTGTGTACACATATACTAgtcaaatatcaaatttatgGTCCAATGATACTTAttcaaatatattcaaattttgttttaaaaatcgaaaaggacacatattttgttataaaaaaaaccAGTGCAGAAGAATATTATTGTCACGTCTCAGATCGTTGAGATGCTGAAATTGCCTATCTTATCCACATCTCTAGTCTTATTTCATCAGTTCTGCCCCTGAGCTACGTGCAGTTCCACACTTCCACAAATCCAAAGCTGAAGCCTGTAGCCGTTTCCCAGTATGGATAGAATCTGTATACATGCCATTCAATACTCATTACCCATCATATACCAAACATCCGGGATGGGCTTGTATGAGTTGTCACTGGTTTGGAagatagtttttatatttattttgtacaaaTTCATGATAAAACTAGATAAAAACAATCAAACGTTCATATTTTTTCAACGAAGAGATTAATTTTGAGTTATCGAAAagaaagttaaaaatatttttaaagctGCATAAAGATTTAATTTGATACGTTTCCCAATATTAATCTTCCACTGATTGTATTATCTTGATGATGCATGTAATGTAATTGGGAAGGTGGGCATGCTTTTCTAAAGTACAAACCAGGTCGCTCAAAAGCCTATTCTTTacctaattatttttattccaccagaatatataaaaataatatattaataaattaatgaatCTGGTAATGGATGAGTTGGGAGTAGCAACTCAGGGACCATTCCCATGTCCCAAAAGCAAAATAAATCATGTCCCCAATAACTCTCTTTTGCTTCCCTCCAGACAATCTCCCTTTGTCTGTGCAAACGCCATTcacttaaattattaaattgttatttaaatatttaatatgtattatatttataatggctGATCATTGCTTGTAAGCAATAACTAAAGAGACTTTTCTAAATGGTTTTCTTGTGCTCTTTTTTCGCTaatattaaattacttaaatttcTTTATAGTTTTTGTCCTATAAAATTACAAACACATAATAAATGGAAATATTCTTTTatgcattgaaattactaattagCCAATGCAACACTTTTCACGTTACTCAATTTGACCGGACTCCATGTTCCTCCCTATATAAACACTCCTCATTTCTTATCTCTCTCCTCGTCtccctctctccatctctctgtGCATAGCTATCTCATTACAACATGGCCGGAACACTTGCTAAACGTCACAgagaagaagaaggaattgatattcaagattttgacGAGAACAGAGAAGCAAAGCTTCACAAGTCATATAATAATACCGAAAACAAACAGCATGCACTTGTTTCTtttcttgaacaagaagaagaggaaaCTGTAGTTTCCTCTCAAGACTTGTCACTCTTCTTCTCCACCCTCCAACAAGAGCTTTTCTCCGACCCACACGGGGACCACCAGACACTTCTGGTAGACCCCAGCACAGAAGATTGGAACCCATGCTCATACTCAGTGGCAGAAAAGGAAGACAGTATTGGAGATGATGACAAGGAGAGTGTCATAAGGCACCTTCTAGAAGCTTCTGATGATGAGCTTGGGTTACCGAATGATGCAGGGGTTGATCGGACGGCGAGAAGTGGCACTAGTGATGAAGATTGTAACGGTGTAGATGACGATTGTAAACAGAGCTCATCATTATTTTGTGATGGACTGTGGGAGCTCGAAGATGAGGCTGCCAACTATTATACGTTGTTGCAGTCTCAACTATTCATGTAGTCCTagcatattttaatatactacTAATTTAATTTCAGGTTTAGCAGCTCACCAAAGCAATTTAATTTCAGGTTTAGCAGCTCACCAAAGCAAAATGTATATAACAACCCTTTCCCTGCATCTTTTCAATCAAAATTTCCTTTAAGCACACTTGCATAGTCTAATGGATGAAGAATTTTATCTTCTTCATTCTGGCCGAAAATATCACTAATCACTACGAAACTTTTTTTTCCCAGTTTTAGGCCAAAATTAATGCCTGAAATcaattatgaagatatatttaaCCTtcactaaatttaaattttaaacaatcataTATTTTCTCAAAACCGCCCATTACTTAGACTCTTTTTCCTATTATAACCAGGGTTCTAAAAATCCatgatttaaccgattaatccccgattaatcctatgcaaggtcggccaccgatccgatttctaaaatccgattaatccttatatatatttcttaattgaagtatatatgataaattattagaattaaaatactatattattttaaatatgagtaattataaagtttatgaatatagtaaatatattagttaccaaatagctaatataataataactaaatattaaataatattttaatattaaaataaatccgattaatccccgatttccgattaatccctaaTCGGTAGCTCagccgattaggtccgattcccgatttctgtaacactgattataactttaaatatacaaaattataaattatgtctatttattatatttttaactagaacttgactagatttaagtatTTAACGCATGATTATGTTAAATTTGGCACACAAAAAACGTATGATTATGTTCGATGAGACCATCTTCAAAAGCCCAATCTTGAATCCTTGACTTACGGTTTTTTGTGCTTCTAGCATTCGGCCCAGTTGAAGTGAAATACAAATGTTAGAATTTAGATTTTACGTTACAAACTAGTGTTGTAAAAAGTGAgaatcagacttaatcggtgagcggaacaaggattaatcagggattaattggattgatcagtgattaatcggagattttatcagttcggcgagttacggaacatggattaattagtgattaatcgtgattaatcaccgactttacAAACTAATAAAACCCACAAGTTCAATTAAATTTTGGCGCGAGGGCTCATTTCTCATGATATCAACAATTGCTTCATCTCTGAagcaaaatttgaaaattaacccAAAACCCATTTTTGCTATTCACTTTTCTTCAACTTATTCTTGTCAAGACTTGATTTTTCTGCtaaataattgtaaaaataCTTCAGAAATAACTCAAATACATGGCTGTATGATCAAGAATGGCTTAGACCTTGTAGCCTTCCCAGTAAGCAAGCTTCTTGCTTCTTCTATTACTAATGTATATTAtgcttcatctatttttaaATGTATTCAAACCCCAAATGTGTTTATGTTTAATACCATGCTTAGATGCTATTCTGTCAGTGATTACCCTGATCAAGCACTTGTACTTTTTAATTACATGAGGGCTGTTGGTGTGTTGTTAGATGAGTTTAGTTTGGTGTCTGTTGTTAAATCTTGTGCTCGATTGTTTGATGTTAAGAATGGATGTGCTGTTCATTCAGTTGCTGTGAAAACTGGGAATGTTGTGTTTGGTAATGTGAGGAATACTGTTTTGCAATTGTATTGTGTTTGTCGAAGAATTGAGGATGCACGCGTGTTGTTTGATGAGTTTTCTGTGGGGAGGGATTTGGTTTCGTGGAATGTTTTGATGGGGGGGTATGTTTATGTGTCGAGGCCTGATGTTGTTTGGGGTTTGTTTGAGAGGATGTTGTTTGAAGGTGTTAGGATTGGGGGGAGTACTATGTTGAGTGTTTTGTCGGCTGTAGGTGAGATTGGGGATGGTTGGGGAGGAGAGTGTGTTCATGGTTATTGTATCAAGCGCGGGTTTTGTTTTGATTGTAACGTGGTGACTGCTTTGGTTGGTATGTATGGGAGAATTGGAAAAATGGATTCTGGACGGAGAGCTTTTGATGAAGTTGATGTAAAAGATGTTGTCTTGTGGAATTGTTTGGTGGATGGGTACGCCAAGAATGGATTGCTGGAAGAAGCGTTAAGTCTGTTAGGACTGATGAAACACAGAGGTGTGAAGGCCAATTCTTCGACATTGGCAGGGTTACTTTCTTCTTGTGCGGCCTCTGGAGCTCTTGCAGTAGGGAAATGCGTTCATGAATATGTGGATCAGCAGCAGCTAGTACTAGATGCAGTTCTGGGCACAGCTTTGTTGGACATGTATTGCAAATGTGGTTTACTCGGGGAGGCTGTTAATGTTTTCAAGAAAATGGTAAGCAAAGATGTGAAATCTTGGACTGCAATGATTTTGGGCTATGGGATGCATGGGGAGGCAAAAGATgccattttgatattttatcaaATGGCAAAGGAGGGATTTAGACATAATGAAGTCACTTTCTTGGCAGTTTTAAGCGCTTGTAGCCACGGGGGGCTGATAACTGAAGGAACAAGTTTTTTTAAGATGATGATTCAAGACTATGGCTTGAAACCAAAGGTTGAGCATTATGGATGCATGATCGATCTCTTTGGTCGAGCAGGATTGCTGGAGGAAGCACATAATCTAATCAAGAGTTTGCCTATTAAGAGCGACGCGACTGCATGGCGTGCATTACTTGCAGCATGCAGAGTCTATGGGAATGTTGATCTGGGGAAAAGTGTGAAGAAAGCACTGGAGGATAACTATGGTGAACACCCTGCAGATTCTATAGTTCTTTCAAGTACTTATGCTGTTGCAGGTCGTACACCTTGCCTTCAAACGATGCAGACGATAAGAGGAAAGATGGTGGACAACCATGAATATCAATCTCGGGGAGTGAAGGAAGCTGGATGTAGTTCCATTGAGTTGGGTGATGATGACGAGTGATCATCGGAAATAAGAGTGTAGCGGTTAGTGAGAAATCTGGGGAAATTGAGGTTTTCCGACTAAAACAAAGTAATGAAAGAAGACTTCAACTACTCAAACATGGACAGAAATTTCAGAATATCCACTCACTTTCAAATCTGTGTTTCATTTCATGAACCGTCTTTACTTGCTACTTTCTACCTCCTCTTTATACATATTACATATCTTTGCATCTGGATCTACTATCCTAATATTAAATCTACCTAATTAACCAAGAAAGATATTACAAACTTTGGTGAGGTGATGTCAAAGAAAGCAGTCGTGACATGTTCTCTCTTCCATTAAGGTAAACCAATGGCACACCATAAGCAAGTTAGTCAGTGGTCAGTATGTTGTGCTCTTCACATACTCTTGACCCATTTTCAGCCCACCACTTCTCTGCTTGTTGTTCTGTGAAACGTTTCCGACTGCAGAGAGATACCACAATATTCAGTCAGTGCTAAGAAACAACAGCGCGTATGAAACAATAATCATTAAATAGCATCgatgtaaaatatataattacaattaATCTCTCATATCTATCAGAGACCTTTATTCTCCTTGCACCAACTTGACAGCCCATCATTACAGCAGTCTATAAACCAGCTCAGGTATTCTCTTGGATAAATCATACACGCACCTCTTAAAAATTGTGGAGTCTCTTTCATATAGTTTCTCCTTTCCGTAAGACAAgcagttttaaatttttggagCAACAACTAATAATACTGATCAAAACCCTACTTTCATCAGTATAGTTATAGTAAATTACAACATCCTATTATTAGTTGCcc
This region includes:
- the LOC108208055 gene encoding uncharacterized protein LOC108208055 — encoded protein: MAGTLAKRHREEEGIDIQDFDENREAKLHKSYNNTENKQHALVSFLEQEEEETVVSSQDLSLFFSTLQQELFSDPHGDHQTLLVDPSTEDWNPCSYSVAEKEDSIGDDDKESVIRHLLEASDDELGLPNDAGVDRTARSGTSDEDCNGVDDDCKQSSSLFCDGLWELEDEAANYYTLLQSQLFM
- the LOC108205730 gene encoding F-box/kelch-repeat protein At1g26930, which encodes MVYFGGDSKGEQDPRRLTEVGIVLSSENNQENMLEEQSFLVSRRFSRSCDRENSWDCMNYRMEKIEIQHGKRLLESNEDDEVGARKLPKQLDAYNSLDLASTTQEVSMIPVDQSGNQRHAGDNSDTSSLIHSIGRDNSISALIRSSRSDYGALASLNKSFRELIRSGELYRLRRQNGVIEHWVYFSCQLLGWEAFDPTSRRWMRLPTMTSDECFMFSDKESLAVGTELLVFGKVFSSLFIFKYSLLTNTWSSGMKMNFPRCLFGSASVGEIAILAGGCDLSGNALSVAELYNSELGTWEALPNMNKTRKMCSAVFMDGKFYVIGGIGGSDSKLLTCGEEYDLQTRIWTEIPNMSPARTRPDGEIGMPVTADAPPLVAVVDNELYAANYAEMEVRKYDKNRRIWETVGRLPERADSMNGWGLAFRACGDRLIVIGGPRAAGEGFIEINAWAPKDGPPQWNLLGRKQCGSFVYNCAVMGC
- the LOC108209851 gene encoding pentatricopeptide repeat-containing protein At1g26900, mitochondrial is translated as MISTIASSLKQNLKINPKPIFAIHFSSTYSCQDLIFLLNNCKNTSEITQIHGCMIKNGLDLVAFPVSKLLASSITNVYYASSIFKCIQTPNVFMFNTMLRCYSVSDYPDQALVLFNYMRAVGVLLDEFSLVSVVKSCARLFDVKNGCAVHSVAVKTGNVVFGNVRNTVLQLYCVCRRIEDARVLFDEFSVGRDLVSWNVLMGGYVYVSRPDVVWGLFERMLFEGVRIGGSTMLSVLSAVGEIGDGWGGECVHGYCIKRGFCFDCNVVTALVGMYGRIGKMDSGRRAFDEVDVKDVVLWNCLVDGYAKNGLLEEALSLLGLMKHRGVKANSSTLAGLLSSCAASGALAVGKCVHEYVDQQQLVLDAVLGTALLDMYCKCGLLGEAVNVFKKMVSKDVKSWTAMILGYGMHGEAKDAILIFYQMAKEGFRHNEVTFLAVLSACSHGGLITEGTSFFKMMIQDYGLKPKVEHYGCMIDLFGRAGLLEEAHNLIKSLPIKSDATAWRALLAACRVYGNVDLGKSVKKALEDNYGEHPADSIVLSSTYAVAGRTPCLQTMQTIRGKMVDNHEYQSRGVKEAGCSSIELGDDDE